The following are from one region of the Bradyrhizobium septentrionale genome:
- a CDS encoding TetR/AcrR family transcriptional regulator: MSTLRMTSDLRRQLILSAAKRCFARNGFAGTTTKSVAAAAAISEGLLFKHFPSKAALYAEILAEECEADPDLAHLLGQEPSTATLVELVQGMVGHFMQLRDAPDQEEAQRMRLMVTSHLDDGEFARLLYDKVGKLIGPTFAASLERAIAAGEATQIGDQPLNLFWFAHHTVLMSALTQLPATPCLPYGDAAAAERQLCQFILRGIGLTEAAISTHLGRQPSPIAGPSVTAESA, encoded by the coding sequence ATGTCTACTTTACGCATGACGAGTGACTTGCGGCGTCAGTTGATCCTGAGCGCTGCAAAGCGATGCTTCGCCCGGAACGGCTTTGCCGGCACCACGACCAAGAGCGTGGCGGCCGCGGCTGCCATTTCGGAAGGGCTGTTGTTCAAGCACTTCCCGTCGAAGGCGGCGCTCTACGCCGAAATCCTTGCCGAAGAGTGCGAGGCCGATCCCGACCTCGCACATCTGCTCGGCCAGGAGCCCTCGACCGCGACGCTGGTCGAACTGGTGCAGGGCATGGTCGGCCACTTCATGCAACTGCGGGATGCGCCGGACCAGGAAGAGGCGCAGCGGATGCGGCTGATGGTGACGAGCCATCTCGATGACGGCGAGTTTGCGCGCCTGCTCTACGACAAGGTCGGCAAGCTGATCGGTCCGACCTTCGCCGCCTCGCTCGAACGGGCGATCGCTGCCGGCGAGGCCACGCAGATCGGCGACCAGCCGCTCAACCTGTTCTGGTTTGCGCACCACACCGTGCTTATGAGCGCGCTGACACAGCTGCCCGCGACACCATGTCTCCCCTACGGCGATGCCGCCGCGGCCGAGCGGCAGCTTTGCCAATTCATCCTTCGCGGCATCGGACTTACCGAGGCCGCAATCTCAACTCATTTGGGCCGCCAGCCGTCGCCGATCGCAGGACCGTCGGTAACTGCAGAAAGTGCATGA
- a CDS encoding efflux RND transporter periplasmic adaptor subunit, with the protein MNIQTESHISGQPLKEKQAKRPVRMVRWFFIVGLLLALLVGALVGFNAFRSHMIAQFFANNKPPPSNVTAVEAKSEVIPNLLSAVGDLVAVHQVNVTTDVSGRITEILFTAGSHVKAGTPLVQLFDAPEQGDLASFKAQATVGEQQLDRAKQLASRQFGPQSTVDTAQATYDQAKAGIARTEALISQKLVRAPFEGDLGVRQVEVGQYLTAGTQIVSLTDLSVLYANLTVTEKQSSQIKVGQTVRIAVDAYPGRTFEGKLTTIEPQISTDTRNIRVQATIQNPDSILKPGMFATTTIVLPEKPPVVTVPETAVDYTLYGDSVFLITEKKGDDGKTTLTADRTFVKTGNRVEGRVEILKGLKPGDKVVAVGQIKLQSGMAVAISTDPPPPIPAEPPRY; encoded by the coding sequence ATGAATATCCAGACCGAAAGTCACATCTCGGGACAACCGCTCAAGGAAAAACAGGCCAAGCGCCCCGTCCGCATGGTGCGCTGGTTCTTCATCGTAGGCCTGTTGCTGGCTCTGCTGGTCGGCGCGCTGGTCGGCTTCAACGCCTTCCGCAGCCACATGATCGCGCAGTTCTTCGCCAACAATAAGCCGCCGCCGTCGAACGTGACCGCCGTCGAGGCGAAGTCCGAGGTGATTCCGAACCTGTTGAGTGCGGTCGGCGATCTCGTCGCCGTGCACCAGGTCAACGTCACCACCGACGTGTCGGGCCGCATCACCGAGATCCTGTTCACCGCCGGCAGCCATGTGAAGGCGGGGACGCCGCTGGTGCAGCTGTTCGACGCGCCGGAGCAGGGCGATCTGGCGAGCTTCAAGGCGCAGGCGACCGTCGGCGAGCAGCAGCTCGACCGCGCCAAGCAACTCGCGTCACGCCAGTTTGGACCGCAGTCGACCGTCGACACCGCGCAGGCGACCTACGACCAGGCCAAGGCGGGCATCGCCAGGACCGAAGCGCTGATCTCGCAGAAGCTGGTCCGCGCGCCGTTCGAAGGCGACCTCGGCGTTCGCCAGGTCGAAGTCGGCCAGTACCTGACGGCCGGCACGCAGATCGTGTCGCTGACCGATCTGTCGGTGCTGTACGCCAACCTGACCGTGACCGAGAAGCAGAGCTCGCAGATCAAGGTCGGCCAGACCGTGCGGATCGCGGTCGACGCCTATCCGGGCCGCACCTTCGAGGGCAAGCTCACGACCATCGAGCCGCAGATCTCGACCGACACGCGCAACATCCGGGTCCAGGCCACGATCCAGAATCCGGACAGCATCCTCAAGCCCGGCATGTTCGCGACCACCACGATCGTGCTGCCCGAGAAGCCGCCGGTTGTCACCGTCCCTGAGACGGCGGTCGACTACACGCTGTACGGCGACTCGGTGTTCCTGATCACCGAGAAGAAGGGCGACGACGGCAAGACCACGCTGACCGCGGACCGCACCTTCGTGAAGACCGGCAACCGCGTCGAGGGACGTGTCGAGATCCTCAAGGGTCTCAAGCCCGGAGACAAGGTCGTCGCCGTCGGGCAGATCAAGCTGCAGTCGGGCATGGCGGTTGCGATCTCAACCGATCCGCCGCCGCCGATTCCGGCCGAGCCGCCGCGCTACTGA
- a CDS encoding multidrug efflux RND transporter permease subunit, with product MAFTDIFIKRPVLSVVVSLLILLIGLRAAMVLPIRQYPNLSNTVVTITTSYPGASPELINGFITTPIEQAVASAEGVDYMTSNSVLGTSTIQVYVKLNHDPNQALTEVLAKVNSVKYLIPKEAFDPVVSKATGDTIAVMYLGFSSEELTGSAISDYLTRVVQPVLSTVDGVASADILGGQTFAMRVWLDPTRMAGRGVSPNDVAAAIAANNFQAAAGQTKGFFIVSNVSANTDLQNIDQFKRMIVKSKDGGFVRIEDIATVELAAQSTDASVAFNGEHAIFIGIKATPQGNPLTLVQGVRALFPTLERNLPPSMKMKVAYDSTKFIQSSIDEVEKTLTEAVLIVVVVIFLFLASLRSVIIPVVTIPLSLIGVCILMLAAGFSFNLLTLLAMVLAIGLVVDDAIVVVENIHRHLEEGLPPVQASLKGAREIVGPVVSMTITLAAVYAPIGFLGGVTGTLFREFAFTLAGSVIVSGVIALTLSPMMCSVFLKSAEEGRFARLVNRVFGAITRGYGRLLDRSLDYRPITALFALTILGLVGFLYMHIQKELAPQEDQGIVFAITKAPKYANIDYIDYYGDKMDKEFQKFPETDLRFILNGITGPQGGFAGALLKPWDERKRTAQQLQPLIQAELSKLEGISAFAFSLPPLPGGPGGLPVQMVINSTASFQQVFDQMNKLKAAARKSGLFIVTDSDLDFNQPVVRVKVDRSKASDLGITMQSIGGALATLLGGNYVNRFNLEGRSYQVIPQVPRANRLAPESFDNYYVPTATGQLVRLSTVVTVETGVDPNALTHYNQLNSSTFQAVPMPGVSMGQAVEFLQGEAKKLPSGFTYDFLADSRQYVHEGNQLLVTFAFAIIIIFLVLAAQFESLRDPFVIMISVPMAIVGALIPLFFGVATMNIYTQVGLLTLVGLITKHGILMVEFANELQLNEGLDRRSAIEMAARIRLRPILMTTAAMVTGLLPLLTASGAGAASRFSIGLVVVTGMTIGTLFTLFVLPMVYTVIATDHQAAARSDRAKQIADYELGGGGALKPT from the coding sequence ATGGCCTTCACTGATATTTTCATCAAGCGCCCGGTGCTGTCGGTCGTCGTCAGCCTGCTGATCCTGCTGATCGGCTTGCGCGCGGCGATGGTGCTGCCGATCCGGCAATATCCGAATCTCTCGAACACCGTCGTGACGATCACCACGTCATATCCGGGCGCGTCGCCGGAGCTGATCAACGGCTTCATCACCACGCCGATCGAGCAGGCCGTCGCTTCGGCCGAGGGCGTCGACTACATGACGTCGAACTCGGTGCTCGGCACTTCGACGATTCAGGTCTACGTCAAGCTCAACCACGATCCGAACCAGGCGCTGACCGAGGTGCTCGCCAAGGTCAACTCGGTCAAATATTTGATCCCGAAGGAAGCATTCGACCCGGTCGTGAGCAAGGCGACCGGTGACACCATCGCCGTGATGTATCTCGGCTTCTCCAGCGAAGAGCTGACCGGATCTGCGATCTCCGACTATCTGACCCGCGTCGTGCAGCCGGTGCTCTCGACGGTCGACGGCGTCGCCTCGGCCGACATCCTGGGCGGCCAGACCTTCGCGATGCGCGTCTGGCTCGATCCGACCCGCATGGCCGGACGCGGCGTGTCGCCCAACGACGTCGCCGCCGCAATCGCCGCCAACAACTTCCAGGCGGCCGCCGGCCAGACCAAGGGCTTCTTCATCGTCTCCAACGTCTCGGCCAATACCGACCTTCAGAACATCGATCAGTTCAAGCGAATGATCGTGAAGTCGAAGGACGGCGGCTTCGTGCGCATCGAGGACATCGCGACGGTGGAGCTCGCGGCGCAGAGCACCGATGCCAGCGTCGCCTTCAACGGCGAGCACGCGATCTTCATCGGCATCAAGGCGACGCCGCAAGGCAACCCGCTGACCCTGGTGCAGGGCGTGCGGGCGCTGTTTCCCACCCTCGAGCGCAACCTGCCGCCGTCGATGAAGATGAAGGTGGCCTATGACTCCACCAAGTTCATCCAATCGTCGATCGACGAGGTCGAGAAGACGCTCACCGAAGCGGTCCTGATCGTCGTCGTCGTCATCTTCCTGTTCCTGGCGTCGCTCCGCTCGGTGATCATCCCCGTCGTCACCATTCCGCTGTCGCTGATCGGCGTCTGCATCCTGATGCTGGCCGCGGGCTTCAGCTTCAACCTGCTGACGCTGCTGGCGATGGTGCTGGCGATCGGCCTCGTGGTCGACGACGCCATCGTGGTGGTGGAGAACATCCATCGACATCTCGAAGAGGGCCTGCCACCGGTGCAGGCATCGCTGAAAGGTGCGCGCGAGATCGTCGGCCCGGTCGTCTCGATGACGATCACGCTGGCGGCGGTGTACGCGCCGATCGGCTTCCTTGGCGGCGTCACCGGTACCTTGTTCCGGGAATTCGCCTTCACGCTCGCCGGCTCGGTGATCGTGTCGGGCGTGATCGCGCTGACGCTGTCGCCGATGATGTGCTCGGTGTTCCTCAAGAGTGCGGAAGAGGGGCGTTTCGCCAGGCTGGTCAATCGCGTGTTCGGCGCGATCACGCGCGGCTATGGCCGTCTGCTCGACCGCTCGCTCGACTATCGCCCGATCACGGCGCTGTTCGCCCTCACCATCCTCGGCCTGGTCGGCTTCCTCTATATGCACATCCAGAAGGAGCTGGCGCCGCAGGAAGACCAGGGCATCGTGTTCGCGATCACCAAGGCGCCAAAATACGCCAACATCGACTACATCGATTACTACGGCGACAAGATGGACAAGGAGTTCCAGAAGTTTCCCGAGACCGACCTGCGGTTCATCCTGAACGGCATCACCGGTCCGCAGGGCGGCTTCGCCGGCGCGCTTTTGAAGCCGTGGGATGAGCGCAAGCGTACCGCGCAGCAGTTGCAGCCGCTGATCCAGGCGGAACTGTCGAAGCTCGAAGGCATCAGCGCGTTCGCGTTCAGCCTGCCGCCGCTGCCTGGCGGCCCCGGCGGTCTGCCGGTGCAGATGGTGATCAACTCGACGGCCAGCTTCCAGCAGGTCTTCGACCAGATGAACAAGCTGAAGGCTGCCGCGCGCAAGAGCGGCCTGTTCATCGTCACCGACAGCGATCTTGACTTCAACCAGCCGGTGGTCCGGGTGAAGGTCGATCGCTCCAAGGCGAGCGACCTCGGTATCACCATGCAGTCGATCGGCGGCGCGTTGGCGACGCTGCTTGGCGGCAACTACGTCAACCGCTTCAACCTGGAAGGGCGCTCCTATCAGGTGATCCCGCAGGTGCCGCGCGCCAACCGGCTCGCGCCGGAATCGTTCGACAACTACTACGTTCCGACCGCGACCGGGCAGCTGGTGCGGCTGTCGACCGTGGTTACGGTCGAGACCGGCGTCGATCCGAACGCGCTGACCCATTACAACCAGCTCAACTCGTCGACCTTCCAGGCCGTGCCGATGCCCGGCGTCTCGATGGGGCAGGCGGTGGAGTTCCTGCAGGGGGAAGCCAAGAAGCTGCCGTCCGGCTTCACCTACGACTTCCTGGCCGACTCCCGGCAATACGTCCACGAAGGCAACCAGCTGCTGGTCACCTTCGCGTTCGCCATCATCATCATCTTCCTGGTGCTGGCGGCGCAGTTCGAGAGCCTGCGCGATCCGTTCGTGATCATGATCTCCGTGCCGATGGCGATCGTCGGCGCCTTGATCCCGCTGTTCTTCGGCGTCGCCACCATGAACATCTACACCCAGGTGGGCCTGCTGACGCTGGTCGGACTGATCACCAAGCACGGCATCCTGATGGTGGAGTTCGCCAACGAGCTGCAGCTCAACGAGGGACTGGACCGTCGCTCGGCGATCGAGATGGCGGCCCGGATTCGTCTGCGTCCGATCCTGATGACGACGGCGGCCATGGTCACCGGCCTGCTGCCGCTGCTCACCGCCTCGGGCGCCGGCGCCGCCAGCCGCTTCTCGATCGGGCTCGTGGTCGTCACCGGCATGACGATCGGCACGCTGTTCACCCTGTTCGTGCTGCCGATGGTCTACACGGTGATCGCGACCGACCACCAGGCCGCGGCCCGTTCCGACCGCGCCAAGCAGATCGCCGACTACGAGCTCGGCGGCGGCGGTGCGCTGAAACCGACCTGA